One Conger conger chromosome 7, fConCon1.1, whole genome shotgun sequence genomic window, atcatattttaatGGTCTTGATCATTTTGATATCAATAAATAGGTGTAttgaattgtgtttttttctgatatacagtatactgtactgtatgtaggtAGTGTATGCATAGCTGTtcatgtgcacatatgtgttGTTTATGTGCTTTGTTGAAAATTCACGTTTGCCCATTTAGGCATTTAGCCGATGCTCATATTCAGAGCAACTTTCTcaggtttaaaaaacaaaacaaaacatgcaatcCTATTTTTCAAGAACGGGACATTTTCCTAAATAATTCAGATGAAACATGCCGCTCAGGGGAACAAACAGCAGTGCCCTGCGTCAGAAGTGAACAGACACACTTTGAGCCACTAGCCCTGTCCCCTGACCAGTGTGACACAGTCTTCCAGAGGCACGTGTGCTGAAATTAAATACAGGGCAAATTAGCTCCCCAAACTTCTGCGGGAAATATGCTGAAGGCTTGACCTGAATAATTCTTATTTTGTCAAACTAACTGCATGTAGGTCTCTGCACTCCATGTCATGCTATGTGCTTTAGGGGTCTAATTATTTTAGACTTGATTGAATGGTGAATTGACTATTAGCTTATTTATGTGACGCGCTTATATTCACacaggtttttgtgttttctataTGTTTTAGCCTTTCAGTTCAGAAACTGTACATGATTTGTACAAAATGGGCCCACACTTTAAAACTTGTATTTAGCTGACTCAGTAATGGCTGCATGTCCAATTTACAGTacataatgcaatgcaaatgcgATACACAACAATACATGTAAGCCATTATGGTGGTTCTATTAAAATGGAAGAACAcaggaaacaacaaaaaacatttaagccATAATACTGACCCAATTTCTTTCCTCCAGACTTCCTTTAAATGATGCAGCATATTATTCCACCATTATATCTACTTCATAAAGGATGCCATTAGCAACAACACTTACCCATGAAGATTAACTATTTTGAACTCAAGCCATTTTCTTTATATACAAAATTAACTTTACTTTGACAACAtaatgtgcaaaacaaatacatacgTGCATTCCCATATCTCCAGAGATATCAtgcattccttttttattaataCTGATGAAAGCACACTGAAAATGAACAGCAGCATATTGAAAATATGCATGCACCTTCTGTCATCCGCTTTGTGTGAAACACTTTAAGCGAGAGCTTATTTAAAAATGAGGAAACAGAGACAAGGCCAAGTGTATGAAGGCCAAAACCCACAGTAAAACCCGTCCCTTGGAGAGCCTCTGTTCTGAAACGTGGTCTAGACTGCCGGCCATAATGCTCAAATTGGATTATTCTTTTCAAatccgtttttcttttttgctgacTGTCCACACAATAATCTTACAAGCAGCCAGATCCAAGGATTTTGACAAGctacatgttttttatttgtcatgagCTGATAATGTACAGTAGGTCAGCACTGTATCATTTGGGAAGACACAAAACAACACTTGAAGAGGCAAAGATTTGACCAGTCAGACATGCGTTGCATGACCAGGTATTagcaaagtgacttacagttcattaggctaaacaggggacaatcacccctggagcaatgtggggttaggggccttgctcaagggcccaacagctgcactgatcatattgtggctacactgggactttagccaccaaccttccgggtcccagtcatgcaccttagccactaggctacaggccgccacatgAACTGAACTTAGGAGCACATACAAATGTGGTCCAAAGCAGAATTGAAATTCTCATTCCATGAGATTATTTGATCTTTAGAAACACCTCAGATATGCATTGGATagattaaacacattttatatcATGCCAAACAACGCATAAGACTGAAAAACATGACAGTGTTCATGACAAGACCAACATCTGTGTGAGAAATAAATGGAAAGAAACTAACGTTACTGAAAGGCAAAACCATTATGCAGTGCATTTATcttttaattgaaaataaaagatctcaaacctgcgtctgcACTACATGGATCGGCTGGTTAAACGTGGGTGTGCTTATAATTACTTTGCATTGATTTCAAGGTTTAAACTCCTGGCAGACACGCATACTTCACACACTGTACTCAATTCCATGTCAGTTCATTTTTGGCCATTGAATTTGACATGCCATGTttgaattggcaaaaaaaacccccaaaaaaaacaacaacaatctgAAATGGAATTGCAGGTCAAAGTTCATGCCTGGATGAAAGTTATTTGGTCTGGGCCTTTGTATAATGAATATCCGTAATGGTATTTGTGTGGGCTTTTCAATACGTGCCTTGAAAAGCCATAAAAAGCTAAAAGGCAGGTTTCTTTAGCAAAGACTGTTTCTAAAGTAGATACCTGGGCTGTAGCTTTTAGGAGAGCACTTCAGTCTCATGTCAAAAGAAAACATCCTTCACAGGGAGAGCCTGGTTTCACTCTAATTCGACGACAGTTGACCGAAATCTAAATCAacctgtgtgttcagaaatctGAACATCTGCCCCTAGCAGTTGAAGTTAGCAGTACGTTaaccaaaactgaggcactccaACGCGTGTGTACAAAACCTTTTTGTGTCACTATGCTCAATTtatattgttaatgttacatcGTAACCCTAATGCTAACCATAACCTCTGTTGCTACAATTTTTTGCTGACaaattatgtgtaaatacatctatttgctttctattatatttctccttgcaatCGCAGGGTGTCGTTGTTGGGTTGGCTCTTATCCAGGATTCGGTAAATGTGAACCGATTTCCAGGGCATGAAAAATCATTGCGAGATCATGTTGGGCAGGAAGAATATTTATCATAAGCTTCTTTGCATTGTAATTATAGTTGGCAAAATGAGATGAAATCTCAGTGTATTTCTTAACAATAAGTTATGATTGAGAACAGATATATCTACTGCTCAATCTTTATTGCTCCTGTATTTTAATAGTATTCAATATTAAGGAAGTTATATTAGCTATAAGCTCCAGATATTCTGCAATGCTTGTCCTCCCCAGTTGACTTTTGCAGAGCTCAGTGTGATTACATTGGAAGCAAGTCAATCTTGACTGACTGGATATGATGCAGAAATAGAATAAAAGTGAGAAAGGATCAAAAATGTGTGAAAGTCATTTATCAAATTGAATTTTACCAAGCtggtaataaaatacaaaaaggcATACAGGCTGCAGCAAGCCCAAGGGGCTTAAACAGTTGTCACATGCCAGAAAAGATGGACACAGGGAGgtatgtaaaatgttttatattttgagcAACAGAcgcaggagtgagagagagcacacacctacaacggaaaaataaacaaaagtcttAACCCGGTATTTTGCCTTTCGCCTTTCGCTTTTCGCCTTTCGCTTTTCGCCTTTCGCGGGTCTCTGCTACTTCGTGGGCCTCTGCTCCTGGTCTCAgacacctactgtggaaagCACACAAGTTCTAAAGGCCTGGACTGAGTCACAtcgtagtccaggtgtgtgcctgctttaccagtaggtgtggtcctcggattgccaCTCCGTTTCCGAGCCCTCATCACAACTGTACACAGCTCTAAATGGATATACGCTTGGTGAAAAAATATACTTGTGATAGGCCTATGGATTGAGATATTATGCTATAGTATTTCTtattggactcatataaacTGATATGTGTAAGATATTTGTAGACACACTGATAAGATCATTTATCAATGCACTACCATTTTGAGGGATAGAACAATGCTTTTTCTAATTGAATCAGGAGATGAtttggtggcaggttgaaagagccagggttgggaatttagccaggacactgggaaGTGCCATGGGATCTATAATGGCCACAGTGAGGACCCCAGTTTAAAGTCTCATCAAAAAAATAGTGCCTCTTACAGTACAGTGTCCCCAGCACTGCGCTGGGGCATTAGGGATaattgaccagagggaagactgTCTCCTACTGACCCACCAACTCAAcctccagcagcaacttagtatTCCTAGGAGTTCAcacatccaagtactaaccaagcccgtATCTGCTTAGCTTTGAACAattggcaggagcagggtgcatgaggGTATAGCTGCTGGGTATATATGCATTACTGGGAACCGCTTACAGGAAGAGGGAGAGCATGGGGAGACCTCATGCCACTGCTTTCCACTGTGACTGCTGGTTACTTGCAGAGAAGAGTTACTGGCCCTTGGAATAAAGTGCTCTGAGATCCTTGACAAGGATGAAAGAAgctataaaaatacaatttattattcAGTGCTTTTTTTCTGCCACCCAGCTATTCTGGAAGAAAGATCAGTTACCATACTTCTGAGTGTTGAACACAATAAAGGTGAGTTCCATGCATTCGCAATATCACCTGTTTTTAGAGGGAAgacataaaaaatgaatggaCGGATATGCGATTGAAGATATTCAGTGgtgattatattatttttttagcatTCAGGTGATACATAATCACTTTGCTCCTGGATTACAGTTGGGAACAACCGTGATTAAACTTAATGCAAGCAATGATGGCATGCTAAAATGAACCACTGAGGAACCCAGAGTCAAGTACACATTAGAagtcaatgtatttatttagttatatgtttatttgtttattaattgtttgtttgttcttttgggTATCTTCAGTAGAGCAGGGAATGAGCTAATTGTAAAATATCATCTCGGTATATTagtacctgtagcctagtggctaaagtgcttgactgggaccaagAAGGTTGGTTTTTCAAGCGCCACTGTAGCTgtgataagatccatgcagctgttgggtccttaaGCAAGGTCCTTTGACTAGTCTGACCCTtcaccaggagatcagcagtttctgagataccaccctgtctggcaccaacaatcattccatggtcaaagtcacttagatcatatttcttagTGATCTGAAGTCACTCTTGACtgcgtctgcatgcttttatgtattttgttgctgccacatgattggctgattaaatatctgcactaacaagctggtgtacaggtttacctaataaagtgctcagtgatataTTCCCTGTACCTGAGCAGTTACCCAGGCTCTGGCTCAGTCCACATCCACCCTGGACCCTGACTCACGGTTAAATACATGTTAGTTATCTTCAGCTTTTAGCGATAAACACAATTCTATCACACCAATCAAATTCTGTAAAATAGTTTGTAAGTAAATTTGCCATTCAAAATTGAGGGCAAATATGTACTGAATCCAGACCGATTCATTCTGATGGAAATGCATGATAGTGCCTCGAAAAAGGACACACTCACCTTGGAAATGTGACTGATTCACTGTGTTACACAGCCTCCTTTGGTATTCACATCTCAAGGTCTGTGACTTTAGGACTTTGAGTCAGCCATGATCTTCATTGCAATGTTTACAGCAGGTCCAAAACTACAGTAAACAGCACAGTATTTATATTGCACTTTAGGCAGACCATGGCTCTTTCTCCAATCTGCTATTACTATAAACTTTAATAGCATGGTAAGACACTTTAGAATCACTCAGTTGTTCatgaataataatcataagGAAATACAGAATTATACCCTTCCTAACACCAAGCACATGATTTTTCTTTCATATATTAAACACTTCAGAAGAAAAAGATTAGATTCTTGGCAATATAAACACTCAGTAAAAAATTATGCATACTCATATAGTACTGTACACTTTAATGGTCAAATGTGCACGCTAATACACAAGAACAGTTTTCATTCATAcattcaatttttttaaatgtttttttttatatatgcaCTACAACTATTCAGCTATCCGGCTAGAAATTAAATTTCTTTGCTAAAATGTATGCTTTCTATTCATCAATCTACTATCACAATGTCTACAGGCTGCATGTCAGTATATCATCTAATATCATTAATTGCACTTTCCATGTGTTGTCACATCTATTGCAAATAAAAGTAAAGGATAAACAAAATGTCTTCATATAAATGCAATCTGGCCATGAGTGTGAGCAGCAAGGGATGAAACAAAACAGCCTGAAAGGAAATTGAAAGATGTCCTATCAACAAAAGATGTGATGGCTCTGGGGTTCTATGGTAGGAGGACAGGAGGGGGCTGGGGACTTCCCGTTAGTACAGGAAACAGCCGAGCCTGTCGGACTGACGACACTTGAGCAACCTCAGGAAGGTCTCCACCCTGTGGGAGTCTTTCTTGAAGCAGGTGAGAAGGGTATAGTCGGTCAGCACAGACTCCACCATGTTGGGCTGTGTCATGTAGTGGGTCATGTTCTGGCTGGGCTCAGACACCACAATGTCTTCATTCAGCATCTGaggagaatggtaaatggtcaacatttatatagcgcctttttccAAATCACGGTAtaattgacgcttctcattcactcgttcatacacacactcacacatccaacagcgattggctgccatgcaaggcaccaaccagctcgtcaggagtaatttgaggttaggtatcttgctcagggacactttgacacacccagggtgggatcgaaccggcaaccctctgtctgctctctgactgctcttaccgcctgagccaatgtcgcaaaggagggagagggagagaaagactgtgtgagagagatttgtGTTTGTATCTTGCAATACAAATGTCCaaatttgtcatgccaataaagcatgtattaaattgaattgagagagagagagatagaaattTATAGAAATTAATTACACTAAATTACATTGTAAGTATGTGGACTTTTCTATTTAAGCGTATAATTTCCGatcttgaaaatatatttatatatttcaacATATTTCAGTGTATTCAATTTCCATTAGATATTAGAGAGAAGAACTAGGAACTGAATTATATtaagcaggacacaatctgAATATATAATGTCAAAGGCTATTGGGAAAATATCCAATAGCTAATTAACAGTGTATCAGGTGCCAATCAAATGTCAGCCTCCGAATGGACGGTTTCATTATAGACTGCGACGTGCAGTAGCTGAACACAAGAGCAGGCCTTTTGTTGAGGCGTAATTATGTGGCAACCTTTAGTGAATATTTGATCATGCATATCGTGTGTTGCATGGTTCATTGCCATAATAATTTGCACGCTGTGGTTAAAACGGGTTCGGCCCTTGTTCATCAGAGACAGGGTCGTTATATTTGCTTGACCTTCCTCTCAACTGTGCATTCGGTTGCTGTCTCAACACAGCCTCCGCTCCAAAGCAATAGTTGTTTGAAAATTACTGCCAGTGTTAACACAAATCATCAGTGTTAGAGCTCTGATTTGTGATAAGTTCACCTGTCCATAGCCTGACACGCTCATTTTGAATTAAAACGTAATACTGATCACAGAACATCCCTTCAACATAAACTCTGAATATGTGTGAATGATTGAAGTGAAATCGAGTAAAGCACTGCCAAAACCACCCCTACATACCGTGTAAAACTGTAACATTGCTACAAACACCTGCCGCCGATTTTAACAAAGGGACTTTCTTTCATCCCAACCGCCGTGTTACTGTACGCGTTTGAGGCGTACAACATGCTGTACAAGTTTCGAATGCAATTTTACGAGTAATTAGCATGCGCCTAAGTGCTTTCTCGAGCGAAATTTTCGACGAGACTGACAAGCTGATGGCAATGTTTCTGAATATGTTCAAACATTGCCCGAGCAGGAGGTTTTAAAAGCCACCTCAGGGAGGCGTGTGCGGGGAACGTGTTTGGCCGGGGGGTACTCCTGCTGAGATTGACATAAAATACCGCGCCAGAACTGATCGAGTATATTGCTCTTGTACACAAACAGCCCTGGGATTTTACTTGAGTTTTCTTTTGAAGCATCTCCCTAACCTACTGCCAAAAACACCCCCCAAAATACAGCAGTTGTTAGTAAGCTGTATTGCTTCTACTTCTGAACGATTCTGCCAATCAATGAAAGACGagcaaacaaattaatttacaaTGCTTACATTTTGTGGCTGCGTATAATATGATATGCGTATAATATCCGTATAACACGATGCTAGGAAACGACCTTTTGCAGATCTGCCACCCAACGACGTAGGTGCGGTTATACTTAAAAACAGCGCATCCGGCAGATAACACGAAGTAATAAAGTatgtttaattttaataattgaTCTGAAGGGCACTGGTAGATTAATTAAAGGAAGCTACATGTGAGGGGGAAGCTCCGCAGGGCTCCCTCCCTTCAAGGTCCTCTAATTTATCACCAGAGTCGCCTGGCATCTTTTGCAGGAGAGCGGAGCGCTCGCAAACTCCCGGGGAGTCTGCGccgacttatttttttaaagcaattaaaAGTTGTGTCTGACATTTAGTCCCACGGGCTGTGGATCACAGAGCTGCATCCCGAACACACTCAGGTCTTAAGGAAGACCAAAATATGGTGGAGTGTTCAAAGCCAGCATGCACAGCACTGCtgggaagaaggaaaaaaaaagaaaaaaaaaagaaaacagctggtagctggttgaccagttcagaccagctcccagcttgacatggtttgaccagctcaagctatcaGTACtcgctggttaaccagctcatacccagctagatcagcttcatgatcagcttggccatgctggttgaccagctcataccctgctagaccagctcaattttcaagttggtcaagctggcatatctggattttacagcagggagtaGCACTGAAATAACAGTGTGGAACAAGTCCATGCAAATTAATCACGACCTCAGCTAACATGGTGGCCTGATAGTTGATGAGAGTGGTATCTTAATTATCAGtgaaatttcatatttttttgcttCTCACAGACACCACCGGTGagcattgtttaatttcctcTCACAGGCTCTCTGCCTATGCTCAGCTAAGTGGATGAGCGGACTGAGCAAGCGTACTTAGCATTGCATGAAGCTATGTTTCATAAAGTATAGAAGGCTTTATATTGTAATGTTTATGTTGATTGTTTGGGGCGTGGTCCATGTAAATTTACAAATTCCAATCTTTAACACTCTGACAGCTGTCCCCATTAGAGATGAGGTCACGGTTGTCCTACGGTAACTGTGAATAAAAAGCTAcgtggtaacactttattttaactGTACTGCAAATTGTACATAATGCAGCTATAATCGTGGCATTAGATAAGATGAGTTGGTACTTCATTAATGCCCATAGGAAAATGTGTTCCTCAGCAGTGGCATGCAATCAAAACAGtgtgtcattaaaaaaacaattacagtaaCAATTAAAAACAGCGTAAGAACATATAGAAAAGGGACAACATAAGAAACATAAAAACACCAATTAAGAGTCCAAAGCTTAAAAGTGCTAAAAAGTAATTATTTCCCAtgtctaaagaaaaaaaaaaaagaagataaataaGACTGTTATCCGGCCTGGTTAAGACAACATATGGCAGCAGGCAGGAGTGAAATGAGATGTTGTTACCAGCAATGACAGAGCAGTACAGCTCAGGATACAAAGCGTATTCAAGTCAAAATGCCATCATGTACGCAGCAAAGCAGCAGCAACAGAACAGACTTCAAAATAACAGCTAAATAATTACAAAGAGATTGCAGCATCAATCCTATAATTGCAGTACCATCTGCGGCTACACTAGCTGTGCTAGCTTAACTGTGATACGTTGTCATGGCCGGTTATGACAACGATTGTTGCTGAAGATGGCTTTACAGTATGGCATCTTTATGGCATCTACGGTACGACTTTCCTGCTATGTTGTCAGATGTTCTTGGACATACCTTTTTGATGAGGACTATCACCCCCTGCTCGAGATTCATCAGCTTGGTGGACATCCACTTAGTCTTGTTGAGAAGAGTTTCCGGTGCGTGGTCGTAGAGGTCCAGTGTGATCTGCAGACTATGCAAGGGCCCGACCCACGACTGTATCACCATCAGCGTCGAATGAAGGAGCCACTTATCCTATGTACAATACCAGAAAAGTACAAGGATTAACACTcgcagccctggtgtaaaatccaggtatGACCTGCTTGAagtaccagctaccagctgcttcaaaatagagcttgagctgttttttttaatcggGGTGTGAATCtacaaaatgtgctgtaatcTCAATAATACAAGGCTTACTACCTAAATGCAGAAATGTTGTCACTTATTAATATCTTCAAAGCCTTTAATGCCTTACCAGAGCATCAAAGAAATCTTGATCTCAGAGATCAGTTCAGTACAGCTTGCAGAGAAGTAATGatgagactgagtgtgtgtctgcgtgtgtgcgtgtcttcATGTGATGCATGCATACAAAGAACAACCAAAATATCCTCCCCACACCACATCCAAGGCCAAGTTTAGCAAGTGTGCATGGAACTGAATCCAAACCCCAGGCTAAGAGCGGGATGGGCCTCTGTCTTACTGAGATCTGCTGGATTTCACCCTTGGATCCGGGAACAGATCTGGTGCCGCACGAGTTCCCTCCACGGATCAGCTGAGGCCGTATCGTAAGGGGGATGAACATTTCCTCCTGTCGACGGAGACAGATAAACAAACACTGAGCTACGGTCCACTAATTCATCCTCTCTGAACCAGCACCACCATTTTGTGCTCCCGTACATGCTAATATATTCACTCTAAGGGTCTAAGTGCAGGACTTACAGCGTACTGTAGCTATCTGTGGAATCACAGCTCGAAACAAGCAATTAAAGGGTTTGAAGGATGTATATGTAGCACGTTACTTGTGTATTCAGGGCATGTTACAAGTTGGCTTCGCATAACGTCGGCTTGATTTATCATTGG contains:
- the smtlb gene encoding somatolactin beta: MNLRRVLQGCVWLMLWHRIVGYPVDCTEDQPDGTRCPSITLDKLLERIIQHAELIYKVSEESCTLFEEMFIPLTIRPQLIRGGNSCGTRSVPGSKGEIQQISDKWLLHSTLMVIQSWVGPLHSLQITLDLYDHAPETLLNKTKWMSTKLMNLEQGVIVLIKKMLNEDIVVSEPSQNMTHYMTQPNMVESVLTDYTLLTCFKKDSHRVETFLRLLKCRQSDRLGCFLY